The genomic interval AAAGGCCGGTGTCGCCCTGATGGTGCAGGATGCGGACGAGCTCGACTCGTCGATCGCGGGATTTGTCGACGAAGGGTTGGTTCACGGCGTACTGCCCCTGAATCTCAATCTCGACGTATGCCTTACCGCCATCGATCTCTTGATGAAGGGCGGCGAGCATTTTCCCGCCGCGTTGCTTCGCCGCCTGGCGCCGAGAGCGCTCTCAGGCGGTGGCCTTGTCGAGCAAAAACAGGCGTCTTCGGAAGCCGTCGATCTGGAACGCAGGACCGACTTTGGCCAAGGCCTCCTGACGACGCGCGAGATCCAGGTTCTCGAGCTCATCTGCATGGGCACGCAGAACAAGATCATCGCCGATCGTCTCGGGCTTTCCGAAAACACCGTCAAAGTCCATGTCCGCAACATCTGCAAGAAGATGGACGTGCGCAACCGGACGGAGGCGGCGTCGCGCTACTTCCGGAGCGACGCTGATCTGGCCTCACTCCGCGCACCATCACGCTGACGGAACTGACCGAAGTCGGCTTGATTGTCGTGGCGCCGCGCGCCTTATCAGTCGGCCGTGAACAACGGAGGAATTTTCTTGTGGTAGGCGACGCCTTGGCTGGGCTTGCAGCAACAGCCTCGGGATCAGTCTTCATCCTCGGCCGCTTTTCCATGCTTCTCCGCTTTCA from Sinorhizobium terangae carries:
- a CDS encoding helix-turn-helix transcriptional regulator, with the translated sequence MYRTSAPLSNFADNDKVLPKKSKIVVLAKTDLFAECLTQAISARFQDRDVVSLSSAERLLDGKLINVSLIMLYGLPVAAFPSIMRMVHEFHPKAGVALMVQDADELDSSIAGFVDEGLVHGVLPLNLNLDVCLTAIDLLMKGGEHFPAALLRRLAPRALSGGGLVEQKQASSEAVDLERRTDFGQGLLTTREIQVLELICMGTQNKIIADRLGLSENTVKVHVRNICKKMDVRNRTEAASRYFRSDADLASLRAPSR